The following coding sequences are from one Candidatus Eisenbacteria bacterium window:
- a CDS encoding phytanoyl-CoA dioxygenase family protein yields MDLPITTRFMLGAEVTTEQRAFLDRHGFVLFSRVATPDELAMIAGEMTRIEREWMNAGRTRVFGIPLFFGKDHEGQPFLQRLAFTSVFSEKIRGFVRDPRFRPILDLVGPGARIGDEEKDGVVINRYLNVPGSVYPQLGWHTDGLRDLFYGRMPQRMLNIGLHFDRCTRDNGGLRLIPGSHLQGFWSMCFRKPYFISHTDDPDEICIETEPGDLTVHDGRLWHRVARSQYAGAPSLRRSMYLPYLTGPYEPKSEDSPTPLYHRLGEWMRGRGQRM; encoded by the coding sequence ATGGATCTGCCCATCACCACCCGTTTCATGCTCGGCGCCGAGGTGACGACGGAGCAGCGCGCCTTCCTCGATCGCCACGGCTTCGTCCTCTTCTCGCGCGTCGCGACCCCGGACGAGCTCGCCATGATCGCCGGCGAGATGACACGCATCGAGCGCGAGTGGATGAACGCCGGCCGGACCCGCGTCTTCGGCATCCCGCTCTTCTTCGGCAAGGACCACGAGGGCCAGCCGTTCCTGCAGCGCCTCGCGTTCACGTCCGTCTTTTCCGAGAAGATCCGCGGCTTCGTGCGCGACCCGCGCTTCCGCCCGATCCTCGACCTGGTCGGCCCCGGCGCCCGGATCGGGGACGAGGAGAAGGACGGCGTCGTCATCAACCGGTACCTCAACGTGCCGGGCAGCGTGTATCCCCAGCTCGGCTGGCACACCGACGGCCTGCGCGATCTCTTCTACGGCCGCATGCCGCAGCGGATGCTCAACATCGGCCTCCACTTCGACCGCTGCACGCGCGACAACGGCGGCCTGCGCCTGATTCCCGGGAGCCACCTGCAGGGCTTCTGGTCGATGTGCTTCCGGAAGCCCTATTTCATCTCGCACACCGACGATCCCGACGAGATCTGCATCGAGACCGAGCCGGGCGACCTCACCGTGCACGACGGGCGCCTCTGGCACCGCGTGGCACGCTCGCAGTACGCGGGGGCGCCCAGCCTGCGGCGCTCGATGTACCTGCCGTATCTGACCGGACCCTACGAACCGAAGAGCGAGGACAGCCCGACGCCCCTCTACCATCGGCTGGGAGAATGGATGCGCGGGCGCGGCCAGAGG